In Rhodopirellula sp. P2, the DNA window CGACCTGCAGCCAAACGCTGGAGCTTTCCCGCGGGCAGTTGACGATGTTCCCCGGGAAAATTCAGGAATTCCTCGAGTATCGCGATGAGCGTCGCGAGCACGAAAAACGTGTCAATGCGACGGTGCTTGCCAAGCAAAAGCAGTTGCAGCGTTTCATCGATAAAAACCGTGCGAACGCGTCCACTGCCAGCCAGGCTCGCAGCAAAGCAAAGCAGCTCGAACGCTTGCAGACGACCGAGGTGGTGGGCGATGAGCCCACCGTCAACATCCGGGCTCCGCGTGTCCAGCCGCGGCAGGGGACCGCCGTCCGATGCGAAGGCCTTGCGATTGGCTATCCGGGACACGTGGTGGCAGAAGACATCTCGTTGGAGATCGAGCACGGTCAACGGGCAGCGATCGTGGGTGACAACGGCCAGGGAAAGACGACGATGCTGCGGACATTGGTCCACTCGCTCGAGCCCATCGAAGGTTCGATGAAATGGGGGCACGGGATCGAGATTGGAACGTATGCCCAACACGTTTACACGACGTTGGATGAGCGGCAGACGATTCTCGAGCATCTCGAGTACGCCTCGGATCCCGAAACCACTCGCCAAGATGTGTTGGCGATGGCAGGGGCATTGTTGTTCCGAGATGAACACATCCAGAAGAAAATCAAGGTGCTCTCCGGTGGAGAACGCGCACGCGTTTGCATGGCCAGTTTGTTGCTCGGCACGGCCAACGTGTTGGTGCTCGATGAACCGGGAAACCACTTGGATGTCGAAACCGTCGAGGCGCTTGCCGAAGCGTTGAAGCTGTACAAGGGCACGGTGATTTTCACCAGCCACGATCGTCACTTCATGGCCGAAGTCGCAACGAATGTGATCGAAGTCAGAGACCGACGGGTTCGCAACTACTTCGGCAGTTACGAGACCTACTGCGAGGCGGTCGAGAAAGAAATTGACGAGGGCGAGCGGGTTCGCAATGCGAACGCCAAGGCGGCGGGGACCGCACCCAAGGCGGGAGCGGCCAAGAGCAGTGGGGATTCACGACAGGACCAGAAAGAACAACGCAAACGCGAAAAAGAGGTCAAAAACCTGGAGCGAAAAATTGCCAAGCTGGATGACGAAAAGAAGGAGCTGAACCAGAAGCTGCTGAACGAAACCAACCCTGCCGAAGCGGTTCGTTTGCACGATCAAATGCAAGCCTTCGAAACGGAACTGGCGGAAGCCGAAGAGCGTTGGATGGAGCTGAGTGCGGATCAGTGGGAGTGAGCTGAGACTGGCGGTGGGTGTGCCCCATCACTGCTCTGTCCACACTCAAGTGCTTTGCCACACTCAACCGATCGCATTCAGCGAACAAGAGAGGGTTCGATCAGCAGCAGGTCGTTCTGGGGCATCGCCACGGTGAGGTTTTGGGTGCTGCCACTCGGCCAGCGAACTTCCATGGTGACCTCCGAATCGTTGTTCGGAATCGCAAAGGTGAGGGTTGGTTCGTTCGAGCATTGGTATCCCGAACCAGCCATTCGCTGTCGCATCTGTGTTCCCGAACTGCTTGTCACCAGGACGGTTGTGCCGATCGCATCTCGCTCGGATGAAACACCGACCACGCGGACGGCCAGCGACTTGGTCACGCGAGGCGTGTGGTTGATCAGCAGGGCAGTGGGGCGGAACAAGTCGGTGATGACCAAGTCGGTTTGCCCATCTCGGTTGGCGTCCAGCGTTGCCATGGCGCGTCCCAGGCGTGGTTCTTCGAAGTAGGGCCCGGCGGTGGATCCAGGAACCCATTGCCATTCATTGTTCCTGTCGATGGCGAACAACTGGGCAGGCATTTCATACTGCAGGCCATCGTGTGAGAAGTCATCGATGTGACCATTGGCGATGACCAGTTCATCGATTGCGTCACCATCCAAGTCAATGAATTGCGTTCCAAATCCGAGCATGTCTTGGCTGGTCTCAGCCAGGTGAACGGATTCTGTCGTGTCTTGAAACAACCCCTCGTGAACTTGTTCGTAGAAGGTATTGGATTCGTCGGTGAAGTGAGTGACGAACAGGTCCAGGTCGAGGTCTCCGTCCGCATCGGACGCCGCAATCCCCATGGAGGCTTCTGCGGCGGATTGGTGGTTGAAGGCGAGTCCGCGAATGGTGGCTTGTTCGTGCAGTGACTTCGAGGCAGGTTCAAATCGCCAGAAATGATTGGCGGTCATGTCGTTGGAAATGTAGATGTCCAGCCCATCGGCACCGTCAATTTGTCCGACCAGAATTCCCAGCCCACGACCGGGGTCGCTGTTGGCGAACCAAAGGTCGGTTTGGTCCTCAAAGAGAGCCGAACCCATGAGAACCCCGCGGTTGCGATGAACACGATCGCGTTCTGCCCGAAGGGAAATCGGTTGGCATGAACGGTACTCTTGAACGGCTTCGTCGAGGCAGCGTTGTTGATAAGGAGTCGGCCCGCCGCAGTAATTGACTTCGATCAGATCCGCCAAGCCATCCTGGTCGATGTCCGCAATCGCGGTCGATGAAGTCCAGGTGTTTCGAGGGTCCGTGCCGACCTGCGTCTTGGCAGTTCCCTCGGGATCCATCGCATCGTCAGGGTTGTCAAACATTGCCCGAGTGACGTTGGTGAAGGTTCCGTCCCCGTTGTTTTGATACAGCGTGTTGATCCCAATGTTGGCGATCAAGCAATCAGGGAAACCATCCGCGTTGAAGTCGCCGATGCCGACTCCCTGCGTGAACCCGGTGTCAGCCAAGCCGCTGGCGGAGGAGACGTCGATGAATGTTCCTGCCAGATTGCGGGCGGTGGTGTTGGGTTGGCTGTTGCGTTTGCCGGGGGTGCCGCCGTCCTTGCCGCCGTCCTTGCCGCCTGACGCGGTCAAGTGGAGATCGGGCCAGCCATCCAGGTCGAGGTCCAGCACCCCGGCGCCACCCAGTCCCGACTGCCACAGCCACAGCCCGTCTTCTGGTCGTGGACGCAGCAGACCAACGGTGTGGTTCAGGCCTCGGGTGGCCGCTTCATCGATCAACCGGTATCCGCGATCACTGATTGTTCGCGTCGGGGCCGGGCGTTTGGGGGTGTTGGAAGCAGCCAAGGTTGAGCGGTCGTCCTCGGACAGGCGGCTGAACCAGCCGCGCTCGGCAGCCTCGGCGAGTCGCTCTTGGGTATCTGACTTGGTTGGCAGCCACTTCGTGTCGAAGGTTTGCCAGGGGGTTTTTCCGGTCAGTTGGCTTCGAGCGGCCGCGTAGGTGTCCTGCAGGTTTTCCGCTGGGTCTTGTGGCAATGCGAAAGCGGCTCGCAGCCAAACCACGGCTTCCCAGTGCCGCCCCAGGGCTTGCAGTTTTTCCGCTACAACAACTGCCAGGCGTTGTGAGTTGCGACGCCATCCAAGGAAGCCATCGATGGCGTCTCGCAACTCGTTGACCTGCCCGGCGCGAACCGCCACTTTCTGACTCAAGTCAAGGTTCCCGGAACTGGCCAACGCGGCGGTCAGCTTGGTCAGTGCTTCGTGGTGATTCGGATCCAGTCGCACCGCTTCGGTGAACGCCGCGACGGCAAGCAAAGGGTCACCGTTGCGGTTCGCCCACACGCCACGAGCCAGCCACACCTGCGGGTGTTCCTCGTAGTCAGCGGCAAAGGGTTGGAGGGCAATTTGCTGAAGGGTTTCGGTGTCGTTTTCTTCCACGGCGGCGCGGGTCAAGAAAGCCCAGGCGGGGGTGAACTCAGGGTGTTGTTTGACGACAGGTTTCAGTTGCTCAAGGACCTTTGTCCAGCGATGTTTGTAGGCGTCAAATCGCGTCAGTGCGTATTGAGGTCGCAAGTCCGAGGGGTTGAGTTTGAGGGCTTGCTCACACATTCTGTCATCGGCTTGAGGACGCGACGAGTCACTGGCGATCACCAGTTCCGAGATGCCTGCCTGTCCTCGTTGAATCAGGTATTGCAAGTGCATCATCGCATCCCGCTCCAACGCTTGGCTGATCATCAAACCGACCAGTGAGACTCTGCGACCAGCGTCGTCGGGATGCAATTCCACGCATCGTTTCATCAATTCGATCGTGTCGAAGGCTCGGCCCTGTGCCATGTAAGCATGACCGGTCTTTTCGAACAAATCGGCAGACGGCAGGTCAGAGATTTCGATTGCCGTTTCGAACATCTCAATCGCGTCGCTGGTTTCCCCCAGCGCGTTCCAGGCATCGCCAAGCTCTTCATAGTTGCTGGGGCGATCACCCGCTGTGAGCATTGCCTGACGCGCGATCGAACGCAGCGACTGGGGGTCACGAGCGGCAACCGCGGCAGCGATCTGTTGTCGAAACGGATCCGGGGTGGGGTCGCTCGCCACAGTGGATTTGTCACCAGCGAGCTGCTTGGATTTCTCGCTCGTCTCGATGGGGTCGCGACCCGTGTTGGACTGCGGGGTGACGGAGGGATCGCTTGGTCGACATCCAGGCAACCAAAGAATCAGCAGTAGGAAAGCGAGGTTGCCGCCGAATTTCATGAGGGGGTCGAAAAACGAGTTGCGAAGAGTGGCCTGATGGAGACTACAGCAGAACGGGGGTGGAGAGTTCAAGTCAAAGGCACCAACCCAAAAAAAACGGGCCCCGAATGAAATTCGGAGCCCGTTTGAAATTTGAGCAGAAACGACACGGGATGTTGGAAGCACCCCGAGATCGGATCCTAGAGATCGTCGATGCTGACGACTTCTTTCATGCCCCGTGTGCTCAACGCACCCCACAAGCCGTAGGGGCTGGCTGAGCCCGGAGCACGGTTTCCGGTTTGACCCAGCATGACCACGCCATTGTGGATGTTCCCTGAGTCGATCGAATCCGTGATGAACTTGACAGCACCGTCCCCCATCAGCACGTGAATACCACCTTGGTGACGGCTGCTTGGTGGGCAAGCACCGGTGTCGAAGTCACCGCCGCCTCCAAAGCAGATTTCACTGTTGGGCGGCAAGATGCAGTTGAAACCGGTGTAGATAATCGGCGTGTCCATCCACCGGAAACCGCGTTTCCAGTCGGCTTGAGCGACACGCAGTCCGGTGTCGCCTGTTCCAGCAACATCAGGGTCCCAGAACTGTGGCCGGGCGGGGTCGATCCAACCGGCTTGGTCACGGCAGTGAGCAGGGTTGTTGTGAATCGTTCCCCAGCCAACGTTGTAGC includes these proteins:
- a CDS encoding ABC-F family ATP-binding cassette domain-containing protein; the encoded protein is MAVLIQLRDAEKRFGDQVLLDGANVSLVDDVKVGFVGRNGAGKSTMLRILLGEEDVERGEVIHHPNLRIGYLRQHDPFQEGESALDFLMRDSGEPDWRCGQVAGQFELKGNYLEGPVKALSGGWQTRVKLAALLLHDPNLLMLDEPTNFLDLRTQILLEHFLRDFGKAALIVSHDRAFLKATCSQTLELSRGQLTMFPGKIQEFLEYRDERREHEKRVNATVLAKQKQLQRFIDKNRANASTASQARSKAKQLERLQTTEVVGDEPTVNIRAPRVQPRQGTAVRCEGLAIGYPGHVVAEDISLEIEHGQRAAIVGDNGQGKTTMLRTLVHSLEPIEGSMKWGHGIEIGTYAQHVYTTLDERQTILEHLEYASDPETTRQDVLAMAGALLFRDEHIQKKIKVLSGGERARVCMASLLLGTANVLVLDEPGNHLDVETVEALAEALKLYKGTVIFTSHDRHFMAEVATNVIEVRDRRVRNYFGSYETYCEAVEKEIDEGERVRNANAKAAGTAPKAGAAKSSGDSRQDQKEQRKREKEVKNLERKIAKLDDEKKELNQKLLNETNPAEAVRLHDQMQAFETELAEAEERWMELSADQWE
- a CDS encoding FG-GAP-like repeat-containing protein encodes the protein MKFGGNLAFLLLILWLPGCRPSDPSVTPQSNTGRDPIETSEKSKQLAGDKSTVASDPTPDPFRQQIAAAVAARDPQSLRSIARQAMLTAGDRPSNYEELGDAWNALGETSDAIEMFETAIEISDLPSADLFEKTGHAYMAQGRAFDTIELMKRCVELHPDDAGRRVSLVGLMISQALERDAMMHLQYLIQRGQAGISELVIASDSSRPQADDRMCEQALKLNPSDLRPQYALTRFDAYKHRWTKVLEQLKPVVKQHPEFTPAWAFLTRAAVEENDTETLQQIALQPFAADYEEHPQVWLARGVWANRNGDPLLAVAAFTEAVRLDPNHHEALTKLTAALASSGNLDLSQKVAVRAGQVNELRDAIDGFLGWRRNSQRLAVVVAEKLQALGRHWEAVVWLRAAFALPQDPAENLQDTYAAARSQLTGKTPWQTFDTKWLPTKSDTQERLAEAAERGWFSRLSEDDRSTLAASNTPKRPAPTRTISDRGYRLIDEAATRGLNHTVGLLRPRPEDGLWLWQSGLGGAGVLDLDLDGWPDLHLTASGGKDGGKDGGTPGKRNSQPNTTARNLAGTFIDVSSASGLADTGFTQGVGIGDFNADGFPDCLIANIGINTLYQNNGDGTFTNVTRAMFDNPDDAMDPEGTAKTQVGTDPRNTWTSSTAIADIDQDGLADLIEVNYCGGPTPYQQRCLDEAVQEYRSCQPISLRAERDRVHRNRGVLMGSALFEDQTDLWFANSDPGRGLGILVGQIDGADGLDIYISNDMTANHFWRFEPASKSLHEQATIRGLAFNHQSAAEASMGIAASDADGDLDLDLFVTHFTDESNTFYEQVHEGLFQDTTESVHLAETSQDMLGFGTQFIDLDGDAIDELVIANGHIDDFSHDGLQYEMPAQLFAIDRNNEWQWVPGSTAGPYFEEPRLGRAMATLDANRDGQTDLVITDLFRPTALLINHTPRVTKSLAVRVVGVSSERDAIGTTVLVTSSSGTQMRQRMAGSGYQCSNEPTLTFAIPNNDSEVTMEVRWPSGSTQNLTVAMPQNDLLLIEPSLVR